A window of the Pogona vitticeps strain Pit_001003342236 chromosome 4, PviZW2.1, whole genome shotgun sequence genome harbors these coding sequences:
- the BLOC1S5 gene encoding biogenesis of lysosome-related organelles complex 1 subunit 5, translated as MTSAGSAIGSPNKIGEPTLSGSGTKKRDSLGSSPAHAIAKDVGEIYSRILDHRAVIQGEIRYFIKEFEEKRGLRELRVLENLKNTVFEANAETLPKCEEVMHGNLNEALRRLHIANEMISRLQQREQENLQLQTEKLVTGETQRRAQWEEFMKEQKNIKVVVDEEHTKAMERLKEQYDAMEKDLAKYAA; from the exons ATGACAAGCGCGGGGTCCGCGATTGGGAGTCCAAATAAAATTGGGGAGCCGACGCTTTCTGGCAGCGGCACTAAGAAACGGGATTCGCTCGGGTCATCACCGGCCCACGCTATTGCGAAAG atgtTGGAGAAATTTATTCCCGCATTTTGGATCACAGAGCAGTTATTCAAGGAGAAATTCGCTATTTCATTAAAGAATTTGAG GAAAAACGTGGTCTCCGTGAATTGCGGGTTCTTGAAAACCTAAAGAACACCGTTTTTGAGGCAAATGCCGAAACTCTGCCAAAGTGTGAGGAAGTAATGCATGGAAATCTGAATGAAGCCCTTAGGAGAT TACACATAGCCAATGAAATGATCAGCAGACTTCAGCAGAGAGAGCAGGAAAACTTACAG CTTCAAACTGAGAAGCTAGTGACTGGAGAAACACAACGTAGAGCACAATGGGAGGAATTCATGAAGGAGCAGAAGAATATAAAAGTGGTTGTGGATGAAGAGCACACAAAAGCTATGGAGCGCCTCAAAGAACAGTATGATGCAATGGAAAAGGATTTGGCAAAATATGCTGCTTAA